One part of the Stigmatopora argus isolate UIUO_Sarg chromosome 8, RoL_Sarg_1.0, whole genome shotgun sequence genome encodes these proteins:
- the LOC144078445 gene encoding nuclear factor 1 C-type-like isoform X5, whose protein sequence is MDEFHPFIEALLPQVRAFAYAWFNLQARKRKYFKKHEKRMSKEEERAAKDELLGEKAEVKQKWASRLLAKLRKDIRPEFRQDFVLSVTGKKAPCCVLSNPDQKGKMRRIDCLRQADKVWRLDLVMVILFKGVPLESTDGERLVKGVQCAQPLLCVQPRHISVSVKELDLYLAYHVHLKEAEESGSPDRPASEQEDGAITDEAEFHEAFATSGVFGVDELVRVSRTPVVSGAGPAFSIGELHGHLAYDLNQTLQQPVNMRRALLAAHASGSKRHKSGSADEEAAAAAAAAGSPATDYYHSPSSPASGSRNWADDVEGGASPPAKKADGSPSARGGGDSPGPGSFTQHHRPVIAVHGGLPRPHQSPSLHFPSSSYFPHGAIRYPPHLGQDPIKDLVSLACDPANQSSLNGSNQLKAGGHYLSSQMLAPSLGLPRPTLPAADVKPPSTSSDGAADSPASPTAYSAPGTPPGGRSSFVGIANRDPAGLYQAQSWYLGN, encoded by the exons GACGAGTTCCACCCGTTCATCGAGGCGCTGCTGCCGCAAGTGCGCGCCTTCGCCTACGCCTGGTTCAACCTGCAGGCCCGCAAGAGGAAGTACTTCAAGAAGCACGAGAAGCGCATGTCCAAGGAGGAGGAGCGGGCGGCCAAGGACGAGCTGCTGGGCGAGAAGGCCGAGGTCAAGCAGAAGTGGGCCTCGCGCCTGCTGGCCAAGCTGCGCAAGGACATCCGCCCCGAGTTCCGCCAGGACTTTGTGCTCTCCGTCACGGGCAAGAAGGCGCCCTGCTGCGTCCTCTCCAACCCGGACCAGAAGGGAAAGATGCGCCGCATCGATTGTTTGCGACAGGCCGATAAG GTCTGGCGCCTGGACCTGGTCATGGTCATCCTCTTCAAGGGCGTCCCGCTGGAAAGCACGGACGGCGAGCGACTGGTCAAGGGCGTCCAGTGCGCCCAGCCGCTGCTGTGCGTGCAGCCTCGCCACATCTCCGTCTCCGTCAAGGAGCTGGACCTCTACCTGGCCTACCACGTGCACCTCAAAG AAGCCGAAGAGAGCGGGAGTCCCGATCGGCCGGCGTCCGAGCAAGAGGACGGCGCGATAACGG ACGAGGCCGAGTTTCACGAAGCCTTCGCCACGTCGGGGGTCTTTGGCGTGGACGAGCTGGTGCGGGTGTCCAGGA CACCCGTGGTGTCGGGGGCGGGGCCCGCTTTCTCCATCGGCGAGCTTCACGGACACCTGGCCTACGACCTCAACCAGACGCTCCAGCAGCCCGTCAACATGCGACGCGCCCTGCTCGCCGCCCACGCCAGCgg GAGCAAGCGTCACAAGTCCGGCTCGGCGGacgaggaggcggcggcggcggcggcggcggcgggcagtCCGGCGACCGACTATTACCACTCGCCGTCCTCTCCGGCCAGCGGCTCCCGAAACTGGGCGGACGACGTGGAAGGAG GAGCGTCCCCTCCGGCAAAGAAGGCGGACGGCAGCCCCTCGGCCCGGGGGGGAGGGGACTCGCCCGGGCCGGGCTCCTTCACCCAGCACCACCGGCCCGTGATCGCCGTGCACGGCGGGCTTCCCCGTCCTCACCAGTCGCCGTCCTTGCACTTCCCGTCCTCGTCCTACTTCCCGCACGGGGCCATCCGGTACCCTCCGCACCTGGGCCAGGACCCCATCAAGGACCTGGTCTCCCTGGCCTGCGACCCGGCCAACCAGAGCTCG CTAAACGGCAGCAACCAGTTGAAGGCCGGCGGCCATTACCTCTCCTCTCAGATGCTGGCCCCCTCCCTGGGGCTGCCCCGGCCCACCCTGCCGGCGGCGGACGTCAAGCCCCCCAGCACCTCCTCCGACGGGGCCGCCGACTCCCCCGCGTCGCCCA CAGCGTACTCGGCCCCCGGCACCCCCCCCGGCGGCCGCTCCTCCTTTGTGGGCATCGCCAATCGAGACCCCGCTGGACTCTACCAAGCCCAG TCTTGGTACCTCGGCAACTGA
- the LOC144078445 gene encoding nuclear factor 1 C-type-like isoform X6, giving the protein MDEFHPFIEALLPQVRAFAYAWFNLQARKRKYFKKHEKRMSKEEERAAKDELLGEKAEVKQKWASRLLAKLRKDIRPEFRQDFVLSVTGKKAPCCVLSNPDQKGKMRRIDCLRQADKVWRLDLVMVILFKGVPLESTDGERLVKGVQCAQPLLCVQPRHISVSVKELDLYLAYHVHLKEAEESGSPDRPASEQEDGAITDEAEFHEAFATSGVFGVDELVRVSRTPVVSGAGPAFSIGELHGHLAYDLNQTLQQPVNMRRALLAAHASGSKRHKSGSADEEAAAAAAAAGSPATDYYHSPSSPASGSRNWADDVEGGASPPAKKADGSPSARGGGDSPGPGSFTQHHRPVIAVHGGLPRPHQSPSLHFPSSSYFPHGAIRYPPHLGQDPIKDLVSLACDPANQSSLNGSNQLKAGGHYLSSQMLAPSLGLPRPTLPAADVKPPSTSSDGAADSPASPTYSAPGTPPGGRSSFVGIANRDPAGLYQAQSWYLGN; this is encoded by the exons GACGAGTTCCACCCGTTCATCGAGGCGCTGCTGCCGCAAGTGCGCGCCTTCGCCTACGCCTGGTTCAACCTGCAGGCCCGCAAGAGGAAGTACTTCAAGAAGCACGAGAAGCGCATGTCCAAGGAGGAGGAGCGGGCGGCCAAGGACGAGCTGCTGGGCGAGAAGGCCGAGGTCAAGCAGAAGTGGGCCTCGCGCCTGCTGGCCAAGCTGCGCAAGGACATCCGCCCCGAGTTCCGCCAGGACTTTGTGCTCTCCGTCACGGGCAAGAAGGCGCCCTGCTGCGTCCTCTCCAACCCGGACCAGAAGGGAAAGATGCGCCGCATCGATTGTTTGCGACAGGCCGATAAG GTCTGGCGCCTGGACCTGGTCATGGTCATCCTCTTCAAGGGCGTCCCGCTGGAAAGCACGGACGGCGAGCGACTGGTCAAGGGCGTCCAGTGCGCCCAGCCGCTGCTGTGCGTGCAGCCTCGCCACATCTCCGTCTCCGTCAAGGAGCTGGACCTCTACCTGGCCTACCACGTGCACCTCAAAG AAGCCGAAGAGAGCGGGAGTCCCGATCGGCCGGCGTCCGAGCAAGAGGACGGCGCGATAACGG ACGAGGCCGAGTTTCACGAAGCCTTCGCCACGTCGGGGGTCTTTGGCGTGGACGAGCTGGTGCGGGTGTCCAGGA CACCCGTGGTGTCGGGGGCGGGGCCCGCTTTCTCCATCGGCGAGCTTCACGGACACCTGGCCTACGACCTCAACCAGACGCTCCAGCAGCCCGTCAACATGCGACGCGCCCTGCTCGCCGCCCACGCCAGCgg GAGCAAGCGTCACAAGTCCGGCTCGGCGGacgaggaggcggcggcggcggcggcggcggcgggcagtCCGGCGACCGACTATTACCACTCGCCGTCCTCTCCGGCCAGCGGCTCCCGAAACTGGGCGGACGACGTGGAAGGAG GAGCGTCCCCTCCGGCAAAGAAGGCGGACGGCAGCCCCTCGGCCCGGGGGGGAGGGGACTCGCCCGGGCCGGGCTCCTTCACCCAGCACCACCGGCCCGTGATCGCCGTGCACGGCGGGCTTCCCCGTCCTCACCAGTCGCCGTCCTTGCACTTCCCGTCCTCGTCCTACTTCCCGCACGGGGCCATCCGGTACCCTCCGCACCTGGGCCAGGACCCCATCAAGGACCTGGTCTCCCTGGCCTGCGACCCGGCCAACCAGAGCTCG CTAAACGGCAGCAACCAGTTGAAGGCCGGCGGCCATTACCTCTCCTCTCAGATGCTGGCCCCCTCCCTGGGGCTGCCCCGGCCCACCCTGCCGGCGGCGGACGTCAAGCCCCCCAGCACCTCCTCCGACGGGGCCGCCGACTCCCCCGCGTCGCCCA CGTACTCGGCCCCCGGCACCCCCCCCGGCGGCCGCTCCTCCTTTGTGGGCATCGCCAATCGAGACCCCGCTGGACTCTACCAAGCCCAG TCTTGGTACCTCGGCAACTGA
- the LOC144078447 gene encoding alpha-2-HS-glycoprotein-like: MASHLFAALLCLALVLPDLLGATSPPLATCEPEGATAAAHLAVRHINGHHKHGYKFRLAELLSSNYQPVSDNCVIDLQLKLSQTKCHVSNPKYHEDCEVMAPSDRGASANCNIRLSVTGGVANVVHYNCDTKAEPNNSEMAMICPDCPGLSPLDSEIGLTAVQAAVRQHNQQSNHLNYFGLMEISKLTSYYIPAPSMGTMMGLEFAMVETACRKDSRMVLEACSPRCPDRAHHVFCKATYKVRGREVDELECELYPAKDTTPLAVEPTCTLFHGSPEDEACHRQLQVHHKDVHQICPFTSLA, from the exons ATGGCTTCTCACCTGTTCGCCGCTCTGCTGTGCTTGGCCTTGGTTCTTCCCGACCTCTTGGGGGCCACGTCTCCCCCCTTGGCCACGTGCGAGCCGGAAGGCGCGACGGCGGCGGCCCACTTGGCCGTGCGACACATCAACGGGCACCACAAGCACGGCTACAAGTTTCGGCTGGCGGAACTGCTGAGCAGTAACTATCAACCG GTGTCCGACAATTGCGTCATCGACCTGCAGCTGAAGTTGTCGCAGACCAAATGTCACGTGAGCAATCCCAAATATCACGAGGACTGCGAGGTCATGGCGCCTAGCGACCGG GGAGCCTCTGCCAACTGCAACATCCGGCTGTCCGTCACAGGGGGCGTGGCCAACGTGGTCCATTACAATTGCGACACCAAAGCAG AGCCCAACAACTCCGAGATGGCCATGATTTGTCCCGACTGCCCCGGCTTGTCGCCCTTGGACAGCGAAATTGGCCTGACGGCGGTTCAGGCGGCCGTCAGACAGCACAACCAGCAGAGCAATCACCTCAACTACTTTGGCCTGATGGAGATTTCCAAGCTGACGTCCTAC TACATCCCGGCTCCCAGCATGGGCACCATGATGGGGCTGGAGTTCGCTATGGTGGAGACGGCGTGCCGCAAAGATTCCAGGATGGTGCTGGAGGCCTGCTCGCCTCGCTGCCCCGACCGAGCC cATCACGTCTTTTGCAAAGCGACGTACAAGGTCAGGGGAAGAGAAGTGGATGAGCTGGAATGTGAACTTTACCCCGCAAAA GACACCACACCACTAGCAGTGGAGCCAACGTGCACCCTGTTCCACGGTAGTCCGGAAGACGAAGCCTGCCACCGTCAGTTGCAAGTCCACCACAAAGACGTGCACCAGATTTGCCCCTTCACCTCCTTGGCGTAA
- the LOC144078445 gene encoding nuclear factor 1 C-type-like isoform X4, producing the protein MDEFHPFIEALLPQVRAFAYAWFNLQARKRKYFKKHEKRMSKEEERAAKDELLGEKAEVKQKWASRLLAKLRKDIRPEFRQDFVLSVTGKKAPCCVLSNPDQKGKMRRIDCLRQADKVWRLDLVMVILFKGVPLESTDGERLVKGVQCAQPLLCVQPRHISVSVKELDLYLAYHVHLKEAEESGSPDRPASEQEDGAITDEAEFHEAFATSGVFGVDELVRVSRSKLLKERPSLRPSVRPWDVPEGGGVHVRLCAAPVVSGAGPAFSIGELHGHLAYDLNQTLQQPVNMRRALLAAHASGSKRHKSGSADEEAAAAAAAAGSPATDYYHSPSSPASGSRNWADDVEGGASPPAKKADGSPSARGGGDSPGPGSFTQHHRPVIAVHGGLPRPHQSPSLHFPSSSYFPHGAIRYPPHLGQDPIKDLVSLACDPANQSSMLAPSLGLPRPTLPAADVKPPSTSSDGAADSPASPTYSAPGTPPGGRSSFVGIANRDPAGLYQAQSWYLGN; encoded by the exons GACGAGTTCCACCCGTTCATCGAGGCGCTGCTGCCGCAAGTGCGCGCCTTCGCCTACGCCTGGTTCAACCTGCAGGCCCGCAAGAGGAAGTACTTCAAGAAGCACGAGAAGCGCATGTCCAAGGAGGAGGAGCGGGCGGCCAAGGACGAGCTGCTGGGCGAGAAGGCCGAGGTCAAGCAGAAGTGGGCCTCGCGCCTGCTGGCCAAGCTGCGCAAGGACATCCGCCCCGAGTTCCGCCAGGACTTTGTGCTCTCCGTCACGGGCAAGAAGGCGCCCTGCTGCGTCCTCTCCAACCCGGACCAGAAGGGAAAGATGCGCCGCATCGATTGTTTGCGACAGGCCGATAAG GTCTGGCGCCTGGACCTGGTCATGGTCATCCTCTTCAAGGGCGTCCCGCTGGAAAGCACGGACGGCGAGCGACTGGTCAAGGGCGTCCAGTGCGCCCAGCCGCTGCTGTGCGTGCAGCCTCGCCACATCTCCGTCTCCGTCAAGGAGCTGGACCTCTACCTGGCCTACCACGTGCACCTCAAAG AAGCCGAAGAGAGCGGGAGTCCCGATCGGCCGGCGTCCGAGCAAGAGGACGGCGCGATAACGG ACGAGGCCGAGTTTCACGAAGCCTTCGCCACGTCGGGGGTCTTTGGCGTGGACGAGCTGGTGCGGGTGTCCAGGAGTAAGTTGCTCAAAGAGCGtccgtccctccgtccgtcc GTCCGTCCGTGGGACGTCCCTGAAGGCGGCGGCGTGCACGTGCGTCTGTGCGCAGCACCCGTGGTGTCGGGGGCGGGGCCCGCTTTCTCCATCGGCGAGCTTCACGGACACCTGGCCTACGACCTCAACCAGACGCTCCAGCAGCCCGTCAACATGCGACGCGCCCTGCTCGCCGCCCACGCCAGCgg GAGCAAGCGTCACAAGTCCGGCTCGGCGGacgaggaggcggcggcggcggcggcggcggcgggcagtCCGGCGACCGACTATTACCACTCGCCGTCCTCTCCGGCCAGCGGCTCCCGAAACTGGGCGGACGACGTGGAAGGAG GAGCGTCCCCTCCGGCAAAGAAGGCGGACGGCAGCCCCTCGGCCCGGGGGGGAGGGGACTCGCCCGGGCCGGGCTCCTTCACCCAGCACCACCGGCCCGTGATCGCCGTGCACGGCGGGCTTCCCCGTCCTCACCAGTCGCCGTCCTTGCACTTCCCGTCCTCGTCCTACTTCCCGCACGGGGCCATCCGGTACCCTCCGCACCTGGGCCAGGACCCCATCAAGGACCTGGTCTCCCTGGCCTGCGACCCGGCCAACCAGAGCTCG ATGCTGGCCCCCTCCCTGGGGCTGCCCCGGCCCACCCTGCCGGCGGCGGACGTCAAGCCCCCCAGCACCTCCTCCGACGGGGCCGCCGACTCCCCCGCGTCGCCCA CGTACTCGGCCCCCGGCACCCCCCCCGGCGGCCGCTCCTCCTTTGTGGGCATCGCCAATCGAGACCCCGCTGGACTCTACCAAGCCCAG TCTTGGTACCTCGGCAACTGA
- the LOC144078445 gene encoding nuclear factor 1 C-type-like isoform X3, translating into MDEFHPFIEALLPQVRAFAYAWFNLQARKRKYFKKHEKRMSKEEERAAKDELLGEKAEVKQKWASRLLAKLRKDIRPEFRQDFVLSVTGKKAPCCVLSNPDQKGKMRRIDCLRQADKVWRLDLVMVILFKGVPLESTDGERLVKGVQCAQPLLCVQPRHISVSVKELDLYLAYHVHLKEAEESGSPDRPASEQEDGAITDEAEFHEAFATSGVFGVDELVRVSRSKLLKERPSLRPSVRPWDVPEGGGVHVRLCAAPVVSGAGPAFSIGELHGHLAYDLNQTLQQPVNMRRALLAAHASGSKRHKSGSADEEAAAAAAAAGSPATDYYHSPSSPASGSRNWADDVEGGASPPAKKADGSPSARGGGDSPGPGSFTQHHRPVIAVHGGLPRPHQSPSLHFPSSSYFPHGAIRYPPHLGQDPIKDLVSLACDPANQSSMLAPSLGLPRPTLPAADVKPPSTSSDGAADSPASPTAYSAPGTPPGGRSSFVGIANRDPAGLYQAQSWYLGN; encoded by the exons GACGAGTTCCACCCGTTCATCGAGGCGCTGCTGCCGCAAGTGCGCGCCTTCGCCTACGCCTGGTTCAACCTGCAGGCCCGCAAGAGGAAGTACTTCAAGAAGCACGAGAAGCGCATGTCCAAGGAGGAGGAGCGGGCGGCCAAGGACGAGCTGCTGGGCGAGAAGGCCGAGGTCAAGCAGAAGTGGGCCTCGCGCCTGCTGGCCAAGCTGCGCAAGGACATCCGCCCCGAGTTCCGCCAGGACTTTGTGCTCTCCGTCACGGGCAAGAAGGCGCCCTGCTGCGTCCTCTCCAACCCGGACCAGAAGGGAAAGATGCGCCGCATCGATTGTTTGCGACAGGCCGATAAG GTCTGGCGCCTGGACCTGGTCATGGTCATCCTCTTCAAGGGCGTCCCGCTGGAAAGCACGGACGGCGAGCGACTGGTCAAGGGCGTCCAGTGCGCCCAGCCGCTGCTGTGCGTGCAGCCTCGCCACATCTCCGTCTCCGTCAAGGAGCTGGACCTCTACCTGGCCTACCACGTGCACCTCAAAG AAGCCGAAGAGAGCGGGAGTCCCGATCGGCCGGCGTCCGAGCAAGAGGACGGCGCGATAACGG ACGAGGCCGAGTTTCACGAAGCCTTCGCCACGTCGGGGGTCTTTGGCGTGGACGAGCTGGTGCGGGTGTCCAGGAGTAAGTTGCTCAAAGAGCGtccgtccctccgtccgtcc GTCCGTCCGTGGGACGTCCCTGAAGGCGGCGGCGTGCACGTGCGTCTGTGCGCAGCACCCGTGGTGTCGGGGGCGGGGCCCGCTTTCTCCATCGGCGAGCTTCACGGACACCTGGCCTACGACCTCAACCAGACGCTCCAGCAGCCCGTCAACATGCGACGCGCCCTGCTCGCCGCCCACGCCAGCgg GAGCAAGCGTCACAAGTCCGGCTCGGCGGacgaggaggcggcggcggcggcggcggcggcgggcagtCCGGCGACCGACTATTACCACTCGCCGTCCTCTCCGGCCAGCGGCTCCCGAAACTGGGCGGACGACGTGGAAGGAG GAGCGTCCCCTCCGGCAAAGAAGGCGGACGGCAGCCCCTCGGCCCGGGGGGGAGGGGACTCGCCCGGGCCGGGCTCCTTCACCCAGCACCACCGGCCCGTGATCGCCGTGCACGGCGGGCTTCCCCGTCCTCACCAGTCGCCGTCCTTGCACTTCCCGTCCTCGTCCTACTTCCCGCACGGGGCCATCCGGTACCCTCCGCACCTGGGCCAGGACCCCATCAAGGACCTGGTCTCCCTGGCCTGCGACCCGGCCAACCAGAGCTCG ATGCTGGCCCCCTCCCTGGGGCTGCCCCGGCCCACCCTGCCGGCGGCGGACGTCAAGCCCCCCAGCACCTCCTCCGACGGGGCCGCCGACTCCCCCGCGTCGCCCA CAGCGTACTCGGCCCCCGGCACCCCCCCCGGCGGCCGCTCCTCCTTTGTGGGCATCGCCAATCGAGACCCCGCTGGACTCTACCAAGCCCAG TCTTGGTACCTCGGCAACTGA
- the LOC144078445 gene encoding nuclear factor 1 C-type-like isoform X2, which translates to MDEFHPFIEALLPQVRAFAYAWFNLQARKRKYFKKHEKRMSKEEERAAKDELLGEKAEVKQKWASRLLAKLRKDIRPEFRQDFVLSVTGKKAPCCVLSNPDQKGKMRRIDCLRQADKVWRLDLVMVILFKGVPLESTDGERLVKGVQCAQPLLCVQPRHISVSVKELDLYLAYHVHLKEAEESGSPDRPASEQEDGAITDEAEFHEAFATSGVFGVDELVRVSRSKLLKERPSLRPSVRPWDVPEGGGVHVRLCAAPVVSGAGPAFSIGELHGHLAYDLNQTLQQPVNMRRALLAAHASGSKRHKSGSADEEAAAAAAAAGSPATDYYHSPSSPASGSRNWADDVEGGASPPAKKADGSPSARGGGDSPGPGSFTQHHRPVIAVHGGLPRPHQSPSLHFPSSSYFPHGAIRYPPHLGQDPIKDLVSLACDPANQSSLNGSNQLKAGGHYLSSQMLAPSLGLPRPTLPAADVKPPSTSSDGAADSPASPTYSAPGTPPGGRSSFVGIANRDPAGLYQAQSWYLGN; encoded by the exons GACGAGTTCCACCCGTTCATCGAGGCGCTGCTGCCGCAAGTGCGCGCCTTCGCCTACGCCTGGTTCAACCTGCAGGCCCGCAAGAGGAAGTACTTCAAGAAGCACGAGAAGCGCATGTCCAAGGAGGAGGAGCGGGCGGCCAAGGACGAGCTGCTGGGCGAGAAGGCCGAGGTCAAGCAGAAGTGGGCCTCGCGCCTGCTGGCCAAGCTGCGCAAGGACATCCGCCCCGAGTTCCGCCAGGACTTTGTGCTCTCCGTCACGGGCAAGAAGGCGCCCTGCTGCGTCCTCTCCAACCCGGACCAGAAGGGAAAGATGCGCCGCATCGATTGTTTGCGACAGGCCGATAAG GTCTGGCGCCTGGACCTGGTCATGGTCATCCTCTTCAAGGGCGTCCCGCTGGAAAGCACGGACGGCGAGCGACTGGTCAAGGGCGTCCAGTGCGCCCAGCCGCTGCTGTGCGTGCAGCCTCGCCACATCTCCGTCTCCGTCAAGGAGCTGGACCTCTACCTGGCCTACCACGTGCACCTCAAAG AAGCCGAAGAGAGCGGGAGTCCCGATCGGCCGGCGTCCGAGCAAGAGGACGGCGCGATAACGG ACGAGGCCGAGTTTCACGAAGCCTTCGCCACGTCGGGGGTCTTTGGCGTGGACGAGCTGGTGCGGGTGTCCAGGAGTAAGTTGCTCAAAGAGCGtccgtccctccgtccgtcc GTCCGTCCGTGGGACGTCCCTGAAGGCGGCGGCGTGCACGTGCGTCTGTGCGCAGCACCCGTGGTGTCGGGGGCGGGGCCCGCTTTCTCCATCGGCGAGCTTCACGGACACCTGGCCTACGACCTCAACCAGACGCTCCAGCAGCCCGTCAACATGCGACGCGCCCTGCTCGCCGCCCACGCCAGCgg GAGCAAGCGTCACAAGTCCGGCTCGGCGGacgaggaggcggcggcggcggcggcggcggcgggcagtCCGGCGACCGACTATTACCACTCGCCGTCCTCTCCGGCCAGCGGCTCCCGAAACTGGGCGGACGACGTGGAAGGAG GAGCGTCCCCTCCGGCAAAGAAGGCGGACGGCAGCCCCTCGGCCCGGGGGGGAGGGGACTCGCCCGGGCCGGGCTCCTTCACCCAGCACCACCGGCCCGTGATCGCCGTGCACGGCGGGCTTCCCCGTCCTCACCAGTCGCCGTCCTTGCACTTCCCGTCCTCGTCCTACTTCCCGCACGGGGCCATCCGGTACCCTCCGCACCTGGGCCAGGACCCCATCAAGGACCTGGTCTCCCTGGCCTGCGACCCGGCCAACCAGAGCTCG CTAAACGGCAGCAACCAGTTGAAGGCCGGCGGCCATTACCTCTCCTCTCAGATGCTGGCCCCCTCCCTGGGGCTGCCCCGGCCCACCCTGCCGGCGGCGGACGTCAAGCCCCCCAGCACCTCCTCCGACGGGGCCGCCGACTCCCCCGCGTCGCCCA CGTACTCGGCCCCCGGCACCCCCCCCGGCGGCCGCTCCTCCTTTGTGGGCATCGCCAATCGAGACCCCGCTGGACTCTACCAAGCCCAG TCTTGGTACCTCGGCAACTGA
- the LOC144078445 gene encoding nuclear factor 1 C-type-like isoform X1, with product MDEFHPFIEALLPQVRAFAYAWFNLQARKRKYFKKHEKRMSKEEERAAKDELLGEKAEVKQKWASRLLAKLRKDIRPEFRQDFVLSVTGKKAPCCVLSNPDQKGKMRRIDCLRQADKVWRLDLVMVILFKGVPLESTDGERLVKGVQCAQPLLCVQPRHISVSVKELDLYLAYHVHLKEAEESGSPDRPASEQEDGAITDEAEFHEAFATSGVFGVDELVRVSRSKLLKERPSLRPSVRPWDVPEGGGVHVRLCAAPVVSGAGPAFSIGELHGHLAYDLNQTLQQPVNMRRALLAAHASGSKRHKSGSADEEAAAAAAAAGSPATDYYHSPSSPASGSRNWADDVEGGASPPAKKADGSPSARGGGDSPGPGSFTQHHRPVIAVHGGLPRPHQSPSLHFPSSSYFPHGAIRYPPHLGQDPIKDLVSLACDPANQSSLNGSNQLKAGGHYLSSQMLAPSLGLPRPTLPAADVKPPSTSSDGAADSPASPTAYSAPGTPPGGRSSFVGIANRDPAGLYQAQSWYLGN from the exons GACGAGTTCCACCCGTTCATCGAGGCGCTGCTGCCGCAAGTGCGCGCCTTCGCCTACGCCTGGTTCAACCTGCAGGCCCGCAAGAGGAAGTACTTCAAGAAGCACGAGAAGCGCATGTCCAAGGAGGAGGAGCGGGCGGCCAAGGACGAGCTGCTGGGCGAGAAGGCCGAGGTCAAGCAGAAGTGGGCCTCGCGCCTGCTGGCCAAGCTGCGCAAGGACATCCGCCCCGAGTTCCGCCAGGACTTTGTGCTCTCCGTCACGGGCAAGAAGGCGCCCTGCTGCGTCCTCTCCAACCCGGACCAGAAGGGAAAGATGCGCCGCATCGATTGTTTGCGACAGGCCGATAAG GTCTGGCGCCTGGACCTGGTCATGGTCATCCTCTTCAAGGGCGTCCCGCTGGAAAGCACGGACGGCGAGCGACTGGTCAAGGGCGTCCAGTGCGCCCAGCCGCTGCTGTGCGTGCAGCCTCGCCACATCTCCGTCTCCGTCAAGGAGCTGGACCTCTACCTGGCCTACCACGTGCACCTCAAAG AAGCCGAAGAGAGCGGGAGTCCCGATCGGCCGGCGTCCGAGCAAGAGGACGGCGCGATAACGG ACGAGGCCGAGTTTCACGAAGCCTTCGCCACGTCGGGGGTCTTTGGCGTGGACGAGCTGGTGCGGGTGTCCAGGAGTAAGTTGCTCAAAGAGCGtccgtccctccgtccgtcc GTCCGTCCGTGGGACGTCCCTGAAGGCGGCGGCGTGCACGTGCGTCTGTGCGCAGCACCCGTGGTGTCGGGGGCGGGGCCCGCTTTCTCCATCGGCGAGCTTCACGGACACCTGGCCTACGACCTCAACCAGACGCTCCAGCAGCCCGTCAACATGCGACGCGCCCTGCTCGCCGCCCACGCCAGCgg GAGCAAGCGTCACAAGTCCGGCTCGGCGGacgaggaggcggcggcggcggcggcggcggcgggcagtCCGGCGACCGACTATTACCACTCGCCGTCCTCTCCGGCCAGCGGCTCCCGAAACTGGGCGGACGACGTGGAAGGAG GAGCGTCCCCTCCGGCAAAGAAGGCGGACGGCAGCCCCTCGGCCCGGGGGGGAGGGGACTCGCCCGGGCCGGGCTCCTTCACCCAGCACCACCGGCCCGTGATCGCCGTGCACGGCGGGCTTCCCCGTCCTCACCAGTCGCCGTCCTTGCACTTCCCGTCCTCGTCCTACTTCCCGCACGGGGCCATCCGGTACCCTCCGCACCTGGGCCAGGACCCCATCAAGGACCTGGTCTCCCTGGCCTGCGACCCGGCCAACCAGAGCTCG CTAAACGGCAGCAACCAGTTGAAGGCCGGCGGCCATTACCTCTCCTCTCAGATGCTGGCCCCCTCCCTGGGGCTGCCCCGGCCCACCCTGCCGGCGGCGGACGTCAAGCCCCCCAGCACCTCCTCCGACGGGGCCGCCGACTCCCCCGCGTCGCCCA CAGCGTACTCGGCCCCCGGCACCCCCCCCGGCGGCCGCTCCTCCTTTGTGGGCATCGCCAATCGAGACCCCGCTGGACTCTACCAAGCCCAG TCTTGGTACCTCGGCAACTGA